The proteins below come from a single Faecalibaculum rodentium genomic window:
- a CDS encoding glycoside hydrolase domain-containing protein, which produces MADSFVLEAQKYLNETYGHNSNWVHLDENGMTGGLMMEGLVRAFQIEHGVPSVTGYLGPYTVNIMRSLNDIEKMDPSDEPSSDVKLIQCALFCKGYHAGGITGIYYTNGVNAVKQYQEDAGFKTSGVIDWKVWQGLFSMGWFQLVPGGDPTLRVIQRSINADWSSVIGVQPCEGVMSRNTALSLIGCLQGALNLQTWIPDLTSVVFGPATQSAFSQHPLYEGCSEPALVKIAKYALYFYGFSQTEFSGTFTSGMRLNVANFQKEYGLTGLDGVISGQIHLTTMMSLLTSRGNPNRPCTGGDTSQILSRQMCDNLKAAGYNVIGRYLTGTVGVGAAERPKSLTPEEIRNIQDAGLSVFPIYQNGGYYADYFKISGRGSYDAVTALRTASVLGFPEETVIYFAVDFDCMSYQTESLIIPYFRQIANAFRQAAFNPKNYKIGIYGPREVCRQISAEGLAEYSFVADMSTGFSGNLGFPIPSNWAFDQFDQFTFGPSPAFPLDKVAVSGRDGGARKNDVGGSVTTAEMLQEARSKFTRRVLSALGFTARKRIDFEFEVGEQVLPPVSSGGLIIYPSIKETVTVPFGEDDSGVISVNTLDGKLDIDLTTTLAEIQNVCDSNSISIDLSAMLKNISYAIRSGAMKYTYTINSDGSATFDISIGTDDLQSVEGVAGSIGIVLSMNIKFTDSNAYEWVRESEKQKYTVAAMAFVVLLPITNPILIEQAKIVLVKIVETLSFGRLILQGSRKKE; this is translated from the coding sequence ATGGCAGACAGCTTTGTACTGGAAGCACAGAAGTATCTGAATGAAACGTATGGACACAACAGCAACTGGGTTCATCTGGACGAAAACGGTATGACGGGTGGATTGATGATGGAAGGCCTGGTCAGGGCGTTTCAGATCGAGCATGGAGTTCCCAGCGTTACGGGATATCTTGGACCCTATACAGTGAATATCATGCGTTCTCTGAATGACATTGAAAAAATGGATCCTTCAGACGAACCTTCCAGCGATGTGAAACTGATTCAATGCGCGCTGTTCTGCAAAGGGTATCACGCAGGAGGAATCACAGGCATTTATTACACAAATGGTGTAAATGCCGTCAAACAGTATCAGGAAGATGCCGGGTTCAAAACCAGCGGTGTGATTGACTGGAAAGTCTGGCAGGGACTTTTCTCCATGGGCTGGTTTCAGCTTGTTCCAGGAGGAGATCCAACGCTTCGTGTAATTCAGCGAAGCATCAATGCGGACTGGTCCTCAGTCATTGGTGTCCAGCCATGTGAAGGCGTCATGAGCCGGAATACAGCTCTGTCTCTCATTGGATGCCTGCAGGGTGCACTGAATCTACAGACATGGATCCCGGACCTCACTTCTGTGGTCTTCGGGCCTGCCACTCAGTCGGCATTCTCTCAGCATCCTCTTTACGAAGGATGCTCAGAACCGGCACTGGTGAAGATTGCAAAATATGCGCTGTACTTTTACGGATTTAGCCAGACTGAATTCTCCGGTACCTTTACCAGTGGAATGCGGCTCAACGTTGCAAACTTCCAGAAAGAGTACGGACTGACAGGACTGGATGGGGTGATTTCAGGACAAATTCATCTGACTACAATGATGTCTCTGCTGACCAGCAGAGGCAATCCCAACCGTCCCTGCACAGGCGGAGATACTTCACAGATCCTGTCCAGACAGATGTGTGACAACCTGAAAGCAGCCGGATACAACGTAATTGGACGCTATCTGACTGGAACAGTTGGCGTGGGTGCGGCAGAACGCCCGAAATCCCTCACACCCGAAGAAATCAGGAATATTCAGGATGCAGGACTGTCGGTTTTTCCCATCTATCAGAATGGCGGGTATTATGCTGACTATTTCAAAATCAGTGGACGCGGATCCTATGATGCGGTGACAGCGCTGCGGACTGCATCTGTCCTGGGATTTCCGGAAGAAACAGTGATCTATTTCGCGGTGGATTTCGACTGCATGAGTTATCAGACCGAGTCACTGATCATTCCATATTTCAGACAGATCGCGAATGCCTTCAGACAAGCCGCGTTCAATCCCAAAAACTACAAAATCGGTATATATGGACCCCGTGAAGTCTGCAGGCAGATTTCAGCAGAAGGTCTGGCGGAGTATTCATTCGTTGCGGATATGTCCACCGGATTCTCTGGAAATCTCGGATTCCCGATTCCCTCCAACTGGGCTTTTGATCAGTTTGATCAATTCACGTTTGGGCCTTCTCCCGCTTTTCCCCTTGATAAAGTGGCAGTATCCGGTCGTGATGGAGGAGCGCGAAAGAATGATGTGGGCGGATCTGTGACCACTGCGGAAATGCTGCAGGAAGCCCGAAGCAAGTTTACACGTCGAGTATTGTCTGCGCTTGGTTTTACAGCCAGAAAGCGGATCGACTTTGAATTTGAAGTGGGTGAACAGGTTCTGCCACCAGTATCCTCTGGAGGATTAATCATCTACCCGAGCATAAAAGAAACCGTCACAGTTCCATTTGGAGAAGATGATAGTGGTGTTATTTCTGTAAATACTCTGGACGGGAAACTTGATATCGATCTCACAACCACATTGGCTGAGATTCAAAATGTATGCGACAGTAACTCGATTAGTATAGATTTATCAGCAATGCTGAAAAATATCAGCTATGCAATTCGGAGCGGTGCAATGAAATACACCTATACGATTAATTCCGACGGTTCAGCAACTTTTGATATTTCCATTGGTACAGACGATCTGCAGTCAGTAGAAGGAGTAGCGGGAAGTATCGGTATTGTGCTAAGTATGAATATTAAGTTCACAGATTCAAATGCCTATGAATGGGTTAGAGAAAGTGAAAAGCAGAAATATACAGTAGCAGCAATGGCGTTTGTTGTTTTACTTCCAATTACAAATCCCATATTGATTGAACAAGCAAAAATTGTTCTGGTGAAAATCGTTGAGACTCTGTCTTTTGGAAGACTCATTCTGCAGGGAAGTCGAAAGAAAGAATGA
- a CDS encoding precorrin-2 dehydrogenase/sirohydrochlorin ferrochelatase family protein: MPAFPMFVDLSQKSVLIVGGGQIALHKAKALEPFGPRLFVVAPDVDTAFDEMPSVTVRRKEYSEDDLKGMDMVVAATDDYCLNAQVAADAGKHQLPVNVVDEPDLCGFYFGSMITEGDLTVAVSTDGASPAAARELKKRIREVLPRDVEASLAVMKALRPLVKRVYPDQKQRSRVLNGLTKRVMEADAVCEGETEKK, encoded by the coding sequence ATGCCGGCATTTCCGATGTTTGTGGATCTCTCACAGAAATCGGTGCTCATTGTCGGCGGCGGTCAGATTGCCCTGCATAAAGCAAAAGCCCTGGAGCCCTTTGGCCCAAGGCTCTTTGTTGTCGCACCGGATGTGGACACCGCCTTTGATGAGATGCCCTCTGTCACGGTGCGTAGAAAGGAATACAGCGAGGATGATCTGAAGGGCATGGATATGGTCGTAGCTGCCACGGATGATTATTGCCTCAATGCACAGGTGGCGGCGGATGCCGGAAAACACCAATTGCCGGTGAATGTGGTGGATGAACCGGATCTGTGCGGGTTTTATTTCGGCAGCATGATCACCGAAGGAGATCTGACTGTTGCAGTTTCCACGGATGGGGCCAGTCCTGCCGCAGCCAGAGAGCTGAAAAAGAGGATCCGGGAGGTACTGCCCAGGGATGTGGAAGCATCTCTGGCGGTGATGAAGGCCCTGCGGCCCTTGGTAAAGCGGGTGTATCCGGATCAGAAACAGCGAAGTCGGGTGCTCAATGGGCTCACGAAGCGGGTGATGGAGGCGGATGCGGTGTGTGAGGGAGAGACAGAGAAAAAATAG
- a CDS encoding ATP-binding protein produces the protein MLKRKLYQDLLEWKNRRARSKALFLMGARQVGKSTLARHFGEQNYDAVIEINFYNDPGAARIFRQGAAETILTQLTAYTGQSIIPGNTLVILDEIQECPAARTAIKFLVEEGSAHYLETGSLLGIQYNPVKSLPVGFEEQLNMYPMDFEEFLWALNYPLETIQYLKDCFERRQAVQGAVHDRMLRIFETYIVVGGMPEVVQTYVSTRDITETVYIQKQILSLYRQDIFKYAQGLMSLKIRQIFDSIPSQLDDKNRRFRLNALGKGQQMRGLESSFLWLEEAGVALPCYNTSAPVSPLRLNEKRNLFKLFLNDTGLLTAMSLGNIQFELLQGELDINSGSILENVFAQALASKGLDLFYYDSKSTGELDFVVQNGKDIDILEIKSGKDYKKHRALDKALQVKDWQFQRKIVFCKSDVKAEGEILYLPFYMIMFYALKEQQRLIWDPLVPDFN, from the coding sequence ATGCTGAAACGAAAACTGTATCAGGATTTGCTGGAGTGGAAAAACAGACGGGCCAGGTCCAAGGCGCTGTTCCTTATGGGTGCCCGCCAGGTGGGAAAATCCACACTGGCCAGACATTTCGGCGAGCAGAACTATGACGCTGTCATCGAAATCAATTTCTATAACGATCCTGGAGCTGCCAGGATTTTCCGTCAGGGAGCAGCGGAAACGATCCTTACTCAGCTGACTGCCTACACCGGGCAATCCATCATCCCGGGAAACACGCTGGTGATTCTGGATGAGATTCAGGAGTGTCCTGCGGCAAGAACCGCCATTAAGTTTCTGGTCGAAGAAGGGTCCGCACATTACCTGGAAACGGGATCTCTTCTCGGGATCCAGTATAATCCGGTCAAATCTCTGCCGGTAGGATTTGAGGAACAGCTCAATATGTATCCCATGGATTTTGAGGAGTTTCTCTGGGCGCTGAACTATCCGCTGGAAACCATACAGTATCTCAAAGACTGCTTTGAAAGAAGACAGGCGGTGCAAGGTGCGGTTCATGACCGGATGCTGCGAATCTTTGAAACGTATATCGTGGTGGGTGGAATGCCTGAAGTGGTGCAGACCTATGTCAGTACCCGGGACATTACAGAGACCGTCTATATTCAGAAACAAATCCTGTCCCTGTACCGGCAGGATATTTTCAAATACGCACAGGGGCTCATGAGTTTGAAAATCCGTCAGATTTTCGATTCCATTCCCTCTCAGCTGGACGACAAAAACCGCCGGTTCCGTCTCAATGCGCTGGGAAAGGGACAGCAGATGCGGGGCCTGGAAAGCAGCTTTCTCTGGCTGGAAGAAGCCGGCGTCGCCCTCCCCTGCTACAATACATCGGCACCTGTATCTCCTCTCCGTCTGAATGAAAAAAGAAACCTGTTCAAACTGTTCCTGAATGATACGGGTCTGCTGACTGCCATGAGCCTTGGCAATATTCAATTCGAGCTCCTGCAGGGAGAACTGGACATCAATTCCGGCAGTATTCTGGAGAACGTCTTTGCCCAGGCGCTGGCATCGAAGGGACTGGATTTGTTTTATTATGATTCCAAGTCCACAGGAGAACTGGACTTTGTTGTGCAGAACGGAAAAGACATCGATATTCTGGAAATCAAATCAGGAAAAGACTATAAAAAGCACAGGGCTCTGGACAAGGCACTGCAGGTAAAGGACTGGCAGTTTCAGCGGAAAATCGTCTTCTGCAAAAGCGACGTGAAAGCAGAAGGAGAAATACTGTATCTGCCATTTTACATGATCATGTTCTACGCACTGAAAGAACAGCAGCGGCTGATCTGGGACCCGCTGGTTCCGGATTTCAACTGA
- a CDS encoding 6-phosphofructokinase, translating into MLRIGMLTSGGDCQALNATMRAIYKSVAHNAKEPFEFYGFQDGYKGLMYNKYRMLTGDDFTGILTVGGTILGTSRVPFKDIRKPDENGNDKVEMMKHTYNELELDCLVVLGGNGSLKTANLLSQEGLNVIAMPKTIDNDLWGTDMTFGFQSAVDIATRAIDEIHTTASSHGRVFIVEIMGHKTGWLPLNAGIAGGADIILLPEIPYSMDKIVEVIEKKKTNNAGRFMILAVAEGAISQEDKKLSKKEYKKQLQNYMFPSVSYKLAAEIEERTGREVRVTVPGHTQRGGMPDAYDRVFASRLGSEGGRMICEGAFGFMVAYRNREIVRVPLEDAAGKLKLVQPDSTIINEARMLGISFGD; encoded by the coding sequence ATGCTTCGAATCGGAATGCTGACCAGCGGCGGCGACTGCCAGGCCCTGAACGCCACCATGCGTGCAATTTACAAATCTGTGGCCCACAACGCAAAGGAACCCTTTGAATTCTACGGATTCCAGGATGGGTACAAGGGCCTCATGTACAACAAATACAGAATGCTGACAGGGGATGACTTCACGGGAATCCTCACCGTCGGCGGGACGATCCTCGGCACAAGCCGGGTACCGTTCAAGGACATCCGCAAGCCGGATGAAAACGGCAACGACAAAGTCGAGATGATGAAACATACCTACAACGAGCTGGAGCTCGACTGTCTGGTGGTGCTGGGCGGCAACGGTTCCCTGAAGACCGCCAACCTGCTCTCCCAGGAGGGACTGAATGTCATCGCCATGCCCAAGACCATCGACAACGATCTCTGGGGAACGGACATGACCTTCGGGTTCCAGTCCGCGGTGGACATTGCCACGAGGGCAATCGACGAGATCCACACCACGGCATCCAGTCACGGACGGGTGTTCATTGTGGAGATCATGGGGCACAAAACCGGCTGGCTGCCGCTGAATGCAGGCATTGCCGGCGGCGCGGACATCATTCTGCTGCCGGAGATCCCCTACAGCATGGACAAGATCGTGGAGGTCATTGAGAAGAAGAAGACCAACAACGCCGGCCGGTTCATGATCCTGGCGGTGGCCGAAGGCGCCATTTCCCAGGAGGACAAGAAGCTGTCCAAGAAGGAATACAAGAAGCAGCTGCAGAACTACATGTTCCCGTCGGTGTCCTACAAACTCGCGGCGGAGATCGAAGAACGCACGGGGCGGGAAGTCCGCGTCACGGTGCCCGGGCACACACAGCGCGGTGGCATGCCGGATGCCTACGACCGGGTTTTTGCCAGCCGTCTGGGATCTGAAGGCGGGCGTATGATCTGCGAAGGTGCCTTCGGGTTCATGGTGGCATACAGAAACCGGGAAATTGTCCGGGTTCCCCTGGAAGATGCCGCCGGCAAGCTGAAGCTCGTGCAGCCGGATTCGACGATCATCAACGAAGCCCGTATGCTGGGGATCAGTTTCGGAGACTGA